The window TCCAGGAGGCTGGAATAGGTAAAGATGTGGGTGCGTGGGTTGACGATCTAAAGCAGAATGTTTTGCATATTCAGGTCCAAAATGCCAATCCCGGCGATGGCGAGAGGTTCAAAGAGGTCGTTTTTGAGACCCTGGAAAAAAATGCCCGTCAAGGACTGGACAAAGACGCCATAACTGGAATATTGAACCGCATCGAGTTCAGTCTCCGTGAAGGCAACACGCCCCAGAAGGGACTATACTACAATAGACAAGCCCTGGGCAGTTGGTTCTGGTCAGACGACCCCTTTATTGGCCTTGAATATGAAAAGACCCTGGCGGATTTTAAAAAGGCTCTGCCTCTGGGGTTTCTTGAAGGACTCATCACCAAGTCATTTATCAATAATCCCCATGCCTTGCTGTTTACACTGAACCCACAGCCGGGACTGGAGGGTGAAAATGACGCCCGTACCGATACCGAGCTGTCTGCCTACAAAGAAAGTCTTTCGTCTGAAGAGGTGACACTGCTGGTTGATCACACTGCCATGTTGGTTGATTATCAAAAATCTGAAGATACGCCAGATGCCCTTGCTACTATTCCTCTATTGGATCTTGAGGATATAAATCCAGAGGCTGATTGGTTTATTGCAGACGAATCAAGGGTCTCACGAATTCCGTATTTACATTTCGACACCTTCACCAACGACATCAGCTATATCCGCTTGTTTTTTGATCTCCGGGTATTGACCGAAGAGCAGCTGCCTTATGCCTCTTTATTGGCCACCCTGCTGGGGTCTATCGCTACTGAGAACTACACCTTTGGTGAGCTTGACAAGGCCCTGGATACCCACCTGGGTGGCTTTAGCACCTACCTGACCAGTTATCTTCAAAACCGAGATGATGATCAACTAATACCAAAGTTTGTGTTATCAACCAAAGTGATGTCACCTGACCAGGGAAAGGCTTTTGACTTCGCCGAAGAAATCTTGAGACATTCTCAACTGAACGATATTGAACGAATAAAAGATGTGCTGACTCGACATAATTCACGCTTGTCGGCCAACGTAAAGCGCGATGGTCTGGGATATGCCAGGACGAGACTCTTCTCTTATACAACCAACGCGGGTATGTTTGATGAATTGACTGGCGGTCTTGAGTACTACTGGTTTATCAAAGACCTGGTTGACAATTTTGATGAACGGCAGGCAGGTCTAATGAATGAATTGTCTGTAGTATCCGAGCTCCTGTTTAATAAAAAGAACATGGTCGCCTCCACGACGTGCTCTGATGATGCAATCGGCGTCTTCCGGAAAGAGCTTAAGGGATTCTCCAGGGGTCTAGGGAAGCAGAAACCTGCTTTTCGAGATTTGGCTCTTAAATCCAGTATGAAAAACGAAGGTCTCATGGCTGCGTCAAAAGTTCAGTATGTGCTTCAGGGGACTGACTTTACTGATCTGGGTTATTCTTGGGACGGTAAAATCCGTGTGCTGAATCAGATAATTTCAAGGGAGTGGTTAAAGAATCAGGTCCGTGTCATTGGGGGAGCTTATGGAGGCTTCGCCCGCTTTTCTCCAACGGGTCAGGTATACTTTGGTTCCTACCGTGATCCAAATCTTAGAAGTACTCTTGAGAATTATGCCAAGACACCGGAATTCTTATCAACCCTGGATATTGATCAAATGGAAATGACACGTTTTATTATTGGGACCATCTCAGGTATGGATCGACCAGAGACAGCCTCACAGCGAGGGAATACAGCAGTAGCGCGGTACTTTACCAATCTCACTCAAGAACAACTTCAACGTGAGAGAACGGCAGTTTTAACTACAACCCTGGATGATGTGAAGTCTTATGAGAAAATGGTTTTAACTATTCTTGAAAACAGCCCGATTTGTGTGTATGGAAACGAAGAAAAATTAAAAGAAAATAAAGATCTCTTCGAAAAACTAATCACTCTGGATTAAGAATCATAATGCTTTGGGGTCGGCATCACTACGGGCCCCTTTTTGTGTTCTCGGACACCCCGGTTTCGACAATAACGCCAAACCCGTAGATCCCCACTGCTTGACCTTCTCACGACAATTACAACAAGAAGATATTAACTTGGTTGTATAAGGCATGCTAATAGCTGCGCTAGTGCGTCGCGTCGCCTATAAAAAGCGTACGCCTGTTTTTATACAGAACGATCAAGCCCGTCATGATGATGACCTTTTGAGTCAGCAATCCATACTCATTATCGCCCAGTAATCCACACCCACATTCGGACTGGACTTTAAAAGCAATGAGTGCAACGCTGATTATTATCCCGAATAATGTCAACACGCCGGCAACTACAATAACCGGTCGAAATACTTTATCAATCCACACCCCCACTGCAAAGCAAAACTCTATAATGACGGCCACGATTCCGTAATAACTAAATATTTTGGGAAGACCGGCGGCTCCAGTAATGACAACATACGGATCCAGACCGTGTTTCAGAATTAAGCCAGCTTTGTTAATTGCCAGGAAAAAGAAACCGATGGAAAACAACCACCTCAGCACACCCGCAAGAGCTTTCCTGTCTTTCATCGTTCTGATCCATCGTCATTCAATATTTTTATAGTTTTCAATGCTGGCATCGATACTGGTCTTTGAAACCAATCCCTTCAATAGATCATCGGTGGTAACACCCACCAGAAAATGCAGGTCATCCTCAAACCAGCCGCCCTCCTGCTTCACATAGAAAAACACTTTGTTTCCATCATCCTCACACAGGACAGGATAATCAAGCACTCCTGAGTGCATTGTCTCTCCAGCAACCGTCGAGATATCATAATAGTATGGTGGGTCTATAGGGTCAAAGTACTCTGGAGCCTGAAAAAAACAGGTCATCAAGAATCCATCTTTTTCGTATAACGCATAGGGCACCGAATATGCTCTGTTCTTGGCTCTGAAATCATCCAGATCCTTCATTGTCATAAAGGCCGGTAACTTTTTAAAGCTAGAGTTTTTAATTTCAAAGCTTGAGTCAAACTTTGTGAGGTTGGTATATTTCTCTACAACATAACCCTGGTCATTATCAATAAGATATAAGACATTATCCTTGGCTAAATCCACAGCAATTGTCAAAAACAGCCCTTCAAAAGCCCGGGCATTATCTCCTGTCCGATCTATTACATTTCCAGAATCAATTTCATTTAAATCGTTATCATAAACTGATATGGTGTACGCCTTATGGTTTTCGTAAAGCGGATCGTATTTCTCTTTTGCATTTTTTCTTTGCTCTTCAATTGAACCTTTCATGTATCGATCCAAAAAACCCATTAACTCCGGTCTGTATGCACCGGTAGCCACAAGATTGTTCTTCTCAAGCAAGAACATCCTTTCTGCTACCAATCCATGTCTTAATACAGGACCCTGAATTTCTCCTGTTTTCTTTTTACGCTCAAAGATATACCTGCGACCATCACCACCTAAAACAGAATATGCATATATATTATTGTTGGCTGTGACTTTATATACTATAAAAGAATCGGACTTGTATCGCCTCAAGTCTATCCTCGTGTAATCGTGAGGGGCGGACCTTCCTTGTAAAAACAAGCTACTTTTGTCTGGTATGATCACTTCCGTGTTGTTAATTATAATTGCTCCGCTTTTAAAAACATGCCAGAGGCTACTTCTTGTCTGCCCAGACAATTCCTCTGAAATTCTTATTACTTCAAATTGACCAAAAGCGAGTACTGCCAGGAACATAAAGCACAAACTCTTTTTTATCATGTGAACACCCTGTATGGGGCGGGTTTTACCCCGCCCTGTTGTTTCTTTGTTAATTAAACAGATTCTTCAGCCATTCAAAATCGATGCTGATACCGATCTTTAAACAGTTCGATGCTGTGCTTGAGAGGCATTGAGACGTATTGGCGTCCCATGTTCCAATATAGATATCTATACCACCATCTACGTCCACCGGCCGAGTGCCCTGGTCAACATCACCTGCATTTACAAACCCAACCATCAAAAGCGCCACCAGCCCACTTAAAAGGATGCTTCTAAAACGATTCATAATCGTTCCTTTCTTTTTGGATGAGTTTTAACCTATAGATAAAACTCTACCCTGTTCGCTTTTTGATTGTTTACCCCAACATGATTTATGGGGTTTTGTTTTATGTAAAGAGGCCCTGTGTCTCCTTTTTTGGGAAACAGTTTACCATAAACCAACAACTGGTTTGTAGCTACACAATAACAATGTTCTTCTCATGGTTTGTTTGAAGATGGTTGCCTCTCGACGAAGCTATGTTAATCGAAAATGCTTTGGGATGCAAATAAAAAAAGCCCACCATCAGGCGGGCTTTAAAAACTGTAAGGCCTGTCTATATAAAAGTGTAGTTTACTCCAAAAGCCATGGATTGTTTAATCTGACGCTTCTCGGAAACGTCTTTATCGTAAACCATCTTGAAGTTTACATTCATGTTGATATACTCAGAGACTTTTACCGTGAGTGTATTATCCCAGTTCACATCCATGTTGCTAAAGGATGAGAAGGCGGAAAACAATTCCAGTTTGGAAACGTATTCTGTGTTCTCAGAAACATTGTATGTGAAGTCAGTGACTGACTCTGCACCAATCTCACTTCGCAAGGTTTCAATCTCAGTCGTCTTGGGGTCATCAGCGTAGGGCGCAGGATAGTCAGAGGTAACTGTCTGTTTGAACGACAAGCCAAGACGTGTTCCCAGGTTTTCATTGATGGCATACCCCACACCAATACTCTCTCTGAAATAACCTGGATCCAGGAAGGCAGAGATCTGAAATGATGAATCCGTGCTATAATCATAGCCCGCATCAAATTGTGTTTCTCCCGTGACGGCGACAAAGGGATTAATCTTTGAGCCCAGCTTATAAGTCAAAACGCTTTCCATTTTGATTTCATCAACTGACTTGCGTAGTTCCTTGTTACCCGTTTTTGTGGCCCCATACAAAAACTTGCCCTTGTGGGACCAGGTGGTTTTTTCCAGGTTCTGTACAAAACTGTAATTCAGATTCATTTGCCAGGCAAAGGCATTCTGGCCACCGGCAGACCAGTTGTCAAATCCCGTTTGAGTCAGATTTAGGCCCCCCTTAACAGAGTTTTTCCACGGGGATGGCGCTTCATCCTGTGCTAAGGCCAAGCCAAGCATTAAAATTGTTAGTATTAGTATCGCTTTTATTGGTGTTTTCATATTTCCCTCTTTTTGTTTTCCCCCTCAATTAAGGATGAAAGCCCCTTTTTTCAAGCCAAATTACGCGATCTGGATACACTGCTCCTCAAATCGCTTATTGGTTTGCATTAAATGACCCCCAAGGTGAAATTTGCCCTTCATACTGGAGAACCTTTTTATGTCTGACGACCACCGTTTTATTCACTTACTTCTGGATTTCGACCAGGCCATCTCATGGCCTGATATAAAACGAGTTACCAGCAAAGCCCTATCCTTCTTTGACACCAACTTCAAGCTGGAACGAATTTCCATAACGCTCATAGATCAGACTAACCAACAATTTGAAGTCTTCACCCGTGA of the Candidatus Neomarinimicrobiota bacterium genome contains:
- a CDS encoding insulinase family protein: MPKMPTLLIAILLSITIAAQPQTGDTMSGFKLVEKRFVKEVDAECLLFQHKQSGARLLKISNADLNKTFCITFKTVTESDAGTPHILEHSVLNGSKNFPVKSPFDILSKGSLNTFLNAMTGSDITLYPVSSMNEKDFRTLMHIYLDAVFNPLIYEDPRILEQEGWHHDLEHADSSLTYKGVVYNEMKGAFSSPTRELGYLVDQQLFPDTPYRFSSGGYPAAITTLTYDDFIDFHRTYYHPSNSYIFLYGDGDTESELAFIDEHYLSKYTSSDQVVDIPLQPPFEALRSASGVYSATEDSELEGNTYLSLSFVIGLSTDHQLGLGLNVLTQALFNNESAPVRLALQEAGIGKDVGAWVDDLKQNVLHIQVQNANPGDGERFKEVVFETLEKNARQGLDKDAITGILNRIEFSLREGNTPQKGLYYNRQALGSWFWSDDPFIGLEYEKTLADFKKALPLGFLEGLITKSFINNPHALLFTLNPQPGLEGENDARTDTELSAYKESLSSEEVTLLVDHTAMLVDYQKSEDTPDALATIPLLDLEDINPEADWFIADESRVSRIPYLHFDTFTNDISYIRLFFDLRVLTEEQLPYASLLATLLGSIATENYTFGELDKALDTHLGGFSTYLTSYLQNRDDDQLIPKFVLSTKVMSPDQGKAFDFAEEILRHSQLNDIERIKDVLTRHNSRLSANVKRDGLGYARTRLFSYTTNAGMFDELTGGLEYYWFIKDLVDNFDERQAGLMNELSVVSELLFNKKNMVASTTCSDDAIGVFRKELKGFSRGLGKQKPAFRDLALKSSMKNEGLMAASKVQYVLQGTDFTDLGYSWDGKIRVLNQIISREWLKNQVRVIGGAYGGFARFSPTGQVYFGSYRDPNLRSTLENYAKTPEFLSTLDIDQMEMTRFIIGTISGMDRPETASQRGNTAVARYFTNLTQEQLQRERTAVLTTTLDDVKSYEKMVLTILENSPICVYGNEEKLKENKDLFEKLITLD
- a CDS encoding DUF3078 domain-containing protein, yielding MKTPIKAILILTILMLGLALAQDEAPSPWKNSVKGGLNLTQTGFDNWSAGGQNAFAWQMNLNYSFVQNLEKTTWSHKGKFLYGATKTGNKELRKSVDEIKMESVLTYKLGSKINPFVAVTGETQFDAGYDYSTDSSFQISAFLDPGYFRESIGVGYAINENLGTRLGLSFKQTVTSDYPAPYADDPKTTEIETLRSEIGAESVTDFTYNVSENTEYVSKLELFSAFSSFSNMDVNWDNTLTVKVSEYINMNVNFKMVYDKDVSEKRQIKQSMAFGVNYTFI